A part of Gossypium hirsutum isolate 1008001.06 chromosome A07, Gossypium_hirsutum_v2.1, whole genome shotgun sequence genomic DNA contains:
- the LOC121203529 gene encoding uncharacterized protein: MNYYSLLSSVRSDIIQRPTQAQENDHFPLPPVYPRVKVRVKVRVQEEEEDHFPPHNNNHHEPCLFLRLLESVSKQEKENKINSPPSNSISSITKAYITSRTPKDGGTIKKNKKQIGKDMKSNVKASSVLPPRAVLSSPDNDRMIGSINKIDYASSSSASKKRPADVGTPSSPNIGKGPKPKTENVKHTPSVARTKITTKGGYNTNIVKPTPDSNVGKGPKAKNPGLAASTRKGVV; the protein is encoded by the exons ATGAATTACTATTCCTTGCTTTCGTCCGTGAGAAGCGACATAATTCAGAGACCCACCCAGGC TCAAGAAAATGACCACTTTCCTCTCCCACCAG TGTATCCAAGGGTGAAAGTGAGGGTGAAAGTGAGGGttcaagaagaagaagaggacCATTTCCCACCCCACAACAACAACCACCATGAACCCTGTCTGTTTTTGAGGCTTCTCGAATCTGTATCCAAACAAG AAAAGGAGAATAAAATCAATTCCCCACCTTCAAATTCAATTTCCAGTATCACAAAAGCTTATATCACTAGCCGGACTCCAAaag ATGGTGGAACAATCAAGAAGAACAAGAAGCAAATTGGGAAGGATATGAAATCAAATGTAAAAGCTAGTTCAGTACTACCCCCTCGAGCTGTTCTGTCCAGTCCTG ATAACGATAGAATGATTGGGAGCATAAACAAGATAGATTATGCAAGCTCCTCCTCAGCTTCGAAGAAACGTCCAGCCGACGTTGGCACACCAAGTTCTCCTAACATTGGGAAAGGCCCCAAGCCCAAGACTGAAAATGTTAAACACACTCCAAGTGTTGCACGAACCAAGATTACTACCAAAGGTGGCTACAACACTAACATTGTTAAACCCACTCCAGATTCGAATGTTGGGAAAGGCCCCAAGGCTAAAAATCCTGGACTCGCTGCAAGTACTAGGAAGGGTGTCGTCTGA